The Diaphorobacter ruginosibacter genome contains a region encoding:
- the dusA gene encoding tRNA dihydrouridine(20/20a) synthase DusA, with protein MNTESLHPSQPASLHPWRMSVAPMMDWTDRHCRHLHRLLSRHTLLYTEMVTTGALIHGDVERHLRFGVEEHPVALQLGGSEPADLAASAKLGAQWGYDEINLNCGCPSERVQRGAFGACLMNEPQLVADCVKAMVDVVDVPVTVKHRIGIDKVEEYGFVRDFVGTVADAGCDVFIVHARNAWLKGLSPKENREIPPLRYGVVARLKEEFPHLTIAINGGFSTDEAVLDQLGPVGGSGPVDGVMVGREAYHNPWWMARWDELFFGAAANGLTRERVEEQMVEYMEREAAAHGTHWYAIARHMLGLRNGLPGARRWRQVWSDHRLKTLPAREVMRLARTKPNEARAMDLQEAAG; from the coding sequence ATGAATACCGAATCTCTTCACCCGTCGCAGCCCGCATCCCTCCATCCCTGGCGCATGTCCGTGGCGCCCATGATGGACTGGACCGACAGGCATTGCAGGCATCTTCACCGCTTGCTGAGCCGCCACACCCTGCTCTACACCGAGATGGTGACGACGGGCGCGCTGATCCATGGCGATGTGGAGCGCCATCTGCGCTTCGGCGTGGAGGAACACCCGGTGGCGCTGCAGCTCGGCGGCAGCGAGCCCGCAGACCTGGCCGCCAGCGCCAAGCTGGGGGCCCAGTGGGGCTACGACGAGATCAACCTGAACTGCGGCTGCCCCAGCGAGCGCGTGCAGCGTGGCGCCTTCGGAGCCTGCCTGATGAACGAGCCGCAGCTCGTGGCCGACTGCGTGAAGGCGATGGTGGACGTGGTCGACGTGCCTGTGACCGTCAAGCACCGCATCGGCATCGACAAGGTGGAGGAATACGGCTTCGTGCGCGACTTCGTGGGTACCGTGGCCGACGCGGGTTGCGACGTGTTCATCGTCCATGCACGCAATGCCTGGCTCAAGGGCCTGTCACCCAAGGAGAACCGCGAGATTCCTCCACTGCGCTATGGCGTGGTGGCTCGCCTCAAGGAAGAGTTCCCGCACCTGACCATCGCCATCAATGGCGGCTTCTCGACGGACGAGGCCGTGCTCGACCAACTGGGCCCGGTGGGCGGATCAGGCCCCGTGGATGGCGTGATGGTGGGCCGCGAGGCCTATCACAACCCCTGGTGGATGGCGCGCTGGGACGAACTGTTCTTCGGAGCGGCGGCCAACGGCCTCACGCGCGAGAGGGTCGAGGAGCAGATGGTGGAGTACATGGAGCGCGAGGCCGCAGCCCATGGCACGCACTGGTATGCCATCGCACGCCACATGCTGGGGCTGCGCAATGGCCTGCCGGGGGCCCGTCGCTGGCGCCAGGTCTGGAGCGATCATCGCCTCAAGACCCTTCCGGCACGCGAGGTGATGCGGCTTGCGCGCACCAAGCCCAATGAAGCACGCGCCATGGATCTCCAGGAAGCCGCCGGCTGA
- a CDS encoding vWA domain-containing protein — MSNPFNGLLHRWFIYLMAALVAGLGVGVAHATLPEWKLPGAVIQDLAEQPGVPLGQFELPVQLVNLGGRAEGEIRFDVLSASMGRTSALRLPATRFASQPGGDTTVRVRPSFEEEGMYRVRADVKADSFQVAVYFWLLLKDGRVYYSSDAGNIVSAMAAYQLRNHAQLQALQRKAATASVQQKQRSTGETPVLERPISELLSAEDLKQYQQIWRSEADAISSTIPRRAEATGSKSLAKATALAQGDIVTLKIRWPVDASYTQFLPLEGARIAVVNLAQVQDPSDPEQGKFTSGQLDANGEFKFTVPVNDLKYRVWLIGEHEKFKVQVHNSASGLSEALRLRLDQVTAVDIIPGQPPFGYSSEYAQAWSVFQAMYELSEHAVTATGAGTVPQLSVVRTNFPMPGNGAAYDPNDDSINVDALQSYYWDVMAHEYGHAISRTNQSIIGVGGAHTLGNQYDNGANTATFQNKQQSNRLALEEAFASWFATSYWKSSKYANRVPHVGDDRFDGAATGGGTGGFSLEDSGTLNGVSNVYGEDSEAAVARFMWDMTDAGEEPNARAGCSKYCKESMQVPLQALMPNAITGKNLDGFNGFYQRAYQVHVGSAAGALDNVGAVSAESVEKALQIGAVSAEFGMGANINTTYNPDPFRDIDAPTRRNLDSDPVVLRWAQHKTGSMPGLDRFELLFYSEALDQLLVKLDTGTLNTANNSYQYVMPRAQVQAIVNALQKTGYKPEYKVVLVVKGTASGSGAAGGVVQTGPYYGNAEVFSVQLGDEKKFATIAVDSSGSNVDTDPGNLRIQAAHSMLAKMAARNANIMTGAEQGRLLSVAALDFDSAVSVIADFSDPKVLADGNAFQGIDSNGGTDIAAAVRRSTAMLTGMRPTPHPPVHDANTPRMYMLTDMDNNDGPAAVQTAIREATAANVQVHLGHLTPVTTKSAASGAQLHGEPAKKLTKVAERLDGMIAAILEGGGSYTSFENPASQAAWVDLMDELSQSPPFTRTRVNLPLDVKFYGFAQNTGTPEPTFVFTAPRSGQVTITMDGKGSFVPDLQVGGVGGQTSLGRDLYALPFNVVQGQTYQISINEPGAAAGLYSIVLRQTLVASPSMVLAAIADVEEGSAPQVSGTTAYVADGSIVRLTFTSLTKAVTTVDATITANAFSATGPADLPKGGVTVMAEIAGSGIAPQTQTFTVQAKAAPPAQATPVPVDHPLALGALAVMIAGFAARGQRRVKQR, encoded by the coding sequence ATGTCCAATCCATTCAACGGTTTGTTGCACCGTTGGTTCATTTATCTGATGGCCGCGCTGGTCGCTGGTCTCGGTGTCGGTGTGGCCCATGCCACGCTGCCCGAGTGGAAGCTGCCGGGTGCGGTCATCCAGGACCTGGCGGAGCAGCCCGGCGTGCCGCTTGGGCAGTTCGAGCTGCCCGTGCAGTTGGTGAACCTGGGCGGCAGAGCGGAAGGCGAGATCCGCTTTGACGTGCTGAGTGCCAGCATGGGCCGGACGAGCGCTCTGCGTCTCCCCGCCACACGCTTCGCGAGCCAGCCCGGCGGAGACACCACCGTGCGTGTGCGTCCGAGCTTTGAAGAAGAGGGCATGTACCGGGTGCGGGCCGATGTGAAGGCCGACAGCTTCCAGGTTGCGGTGTATTTCTGGCTCCTGCTGAAGGACGGCCGCGTCTATTACAGCAGCGACGCGGGCAACATCGTGAGCGCGATGGCCGCCTACCAATTGCGCAATCATGCGCAGTTGCAGGCACTGCAGCGCAAGGCCGCCACTGCAAGCGTGCAGCAGAAGCAGCGCAGCACGGGCGAGACGCCGGTGCTCGAGCGACCGATCAGCGAGTTGTTGTCCGCGGAGGACCTCAAGCAGTACCAGCAGATCTGGCGGAGCGAGGCCGATGCGATCTCCAGCACCATCCCGAGGCGTGCGGAGGCCACCGGAAGCAAGAGCCTTGCCAAGGCCACAGCCCTGGCGCAGGGTGACATCGTGACGCTGAAAATCCGCTGGCCGGTGGACGCGAGCTACACGCAATTCCTTCCGCTGGAAGGAGCGAGGATTGCCGTGGTCAATCTGGCCCAGGTCCAGGACCCCTCGGATCCCGAGCAGGGGAAGTTCACCAGCGGACAGCTCGATGCCAATGGGGAATTCAAGTTCACGGTACCCGTCAACGACCTGAAGTACCGAGTATGGCTGATAGGGGAGCACGAGAAATTCAAGGTTCAGGTGCACAACAGTGCCTCGGGCTTGTCGGAAGCCCTGCGCCTGAGGCTGGATCAGGTCACGGCGGTCGACATCATCCCGGGCCAGCCGCCGTTCGGCTACAGCTCTGAGTATGCGCAGGCGTGGTCGGTGTTCCAGGCGATGTATGAGCTCTCGGAGCACGCCGTGACGGCCACGGGGGCCGGTACCGTTCCACAGCTGAGCGTGGTGCGCACCAATTTCCCGATGCCCGGCAACGGAGCGGCTTACGATCCCAATGACGATTCCATCAACGTAGACGCCCTGCAGTCCTACTACTGGGACGTGATGGCGCACGAGTATGGTCACGCGATCAGCCGTACCAACCAGTCCATCATCGGCGTGGGTGGCGCACACACACTGGGCAACCAATATGACAACGGGGCCAACACCGCCACGTTCCAGAACAAGCAGCAATCCAACCGGTTGGCCCTGGAAGAGGCATTTGCGAGCTGGTTTGCCACGAGCTACTGGAAGTCCAGCAAATACGCTAACCGCGTACCCCATGTGGGTGACGACCGTTTTGACGGAGCCGCCACGGGTGGCGGCACAGGGGGCTTCTCGCTTGAGGACAGCGGCACGCTCAACGGTGTTTCGAATGTCTACGGCGAGGACAGCGAGGCTGCGGTTGCGCGCTTCATGTGGGACATGACGGATGCGGGCGAGGAGCCGAACGCCCGCGCGGGGTGCTCGAAATACTGCAAGGAGTCCATGCAGGTGCCTTTGCAGGCGCTGATGCCAAACGCCATCACCGGCAAGAACCTCGATGGATTCAATGGCTTCTACCAGCGGGCCTACCAGGTGCATGTCGGCTCCGCGGCCGGTGCACTGGACAACGTGGGAGCGGTTTCCGCCGAGAGCGTGGAGAAGGCCCTGCAGATCGGCGCCGTATCGGCGGAGTTCGGCATGGGGGCGAACATCAACACGACCTACAACCCCGACCCGTTCCGCGACATCGATGCACCGACACGACGCAATCTCGACAGCGATCCCGTGGTGCTGCGCTGGGCACAGCACAAGACGGGCAGCATGCCGGGCCTGGATCGATTCGAACTGTTGTTCTACAGCGAGGCGCTGGATCAACTGCTGGTCAAGCTGGATACCGGCACGCTGAACACGGCCAACAACAGCTATCAATATGTGATGCCGCGCGCCCAGGTGCAGGCCATCGTCAACGCGCTGCAAAAGACCGGCTACAAGCCGGAATACAAGGTCGTGCTGGTGGTGAAGGGTACGGCCTCGGGTTCGGGCGCTGCAGGCGGGGTGGTGCAGACCGGTCCGTACTATGGCAATGCGGAGGTGTTCAGCGTGCAACTCGGCGATGAAAAGAAGTTCGCCACCATTGCGGTCGACAGCTCGGGCAGCAACGTGGATACCGATCCAGGCAACCTGCGCATCCAGGCGGCCCACTCCATGCTGGCCAAGATGGCGGCGCGCAACGCCAACATCATGACAGGAGCGGAGCAGGGCAGGCTCCTGTCCGTGGCGGCGCTCGACTTCGATAGCGCGGTGAGCGTGATCGCCGATTTCAGCGATCCGAAGGTACTGGCGGATGGCAATGCCTTCCAGGGGATCGATTCGAACGGCGGAACCGATATTGCAGCGGCGGTGCGCCGCAGCACGGCCATGCTGACGGGCATGCGGCCGACACCCCATCCTCCGGTGCACGACGCGAACACGCCGCGCATGTACATGCTGACCGACATGGACAACAACGACGGCCCTGCAGCCGTCCAGACTGCGATCCGGGAGGCCACGGCCGCCAATGTGCAGGTCCACCTGGGCCATCTGACGCCGGTGACCACCAAGAGTGCGGCGTCGGGTGCTCAGTTGCATGGCGAACCGGCGAAGAAGCTCACCAAGGTGGCCGAGCGACTGGATGGCATGATCGCTGCGATTCTGGAGGGTGGCGGCTCCTACACCTCGTTCGAGAACCCCGCGTCGCAAGCAGCCTGGGTCGACCTGATGGACGAGCTGAGCCAATCGCCGCCGTTCACACGCACACGGGTCAATCTGCCGCTGGACGTCAAGTTCTACGGATTTGCGCAGAACACCGGCACGCCGGAACCCACGTTCGTGTTCACCGCTCCGCGCTCGGGCCAGGTGACCATCACGATGGACGGCAAGGGCAGTTTCGTTCCGGACCTGCAGGTGGGCGGCGTCGGAGGTCAGACCTCGCTGGGTCGTGATCTCTATGCGCTGCCGTTCAATGTGGTGCAGGGGCAGACCTATCAGATCAGCATCAATGAGCCCGGCGCGGCGGCCGGCCTCTACAGCATCGTGCTGCGCCAGACCCTGGTCGCATCACCGAGCATGGTGCTTGCCGCGATTGCCGACGTGGAGGAGGGAAGTGCGCCGCAGGTCAGCGGCACGACGGCGTACGTTGCGGATGGCAGCATCGTCAGGCTGACGTTCACATCGCTCACCAAGGCGGTGACCACCGTCGATGCGACGATCACGGCCAATGCCTTCAGCGCGACCGGCCCTGCCGATCTGCCCAAGGGGGGCGTCACCGTGATGGCGGAGATCGCCGGTTCCGGTATCGCGCCGCAGACGCAGACCTTCACCGTGCAAGCCAAGGCCGCTCCGCCGGCGCAGGCCACGCCGGTGCCCGTGGATCACCCGCTGGCGCTGGGAGCGCTGGCGGTAATGATTGCCGGCTTTGCCGCGCGAGGGCAACGGCGGGTGAAGCAACGCTGA
- a CDS encoding GTP pyrophosphokinase: MPSTLANENDLTREEIAFRHFYTRELPVLKHASAFFMALLHSVLAKAGNIEISKVEARVKDREECIRKFSRKYRATLEEGGLDYEIQDYITDLVGLRVVCLYEDELEQVADIVRSHFDVIDVTDKVTAVESTEASFGYKGLHLDLRLNAEQAALPENAPYAHIPFELQVRTIIQDSWSVLDHKIKYKKSIPAELKRRINVLSALFELADREFRQIRDATEAELRHAVDETAEALAEQEGAEPQPSRQVQAIGSELNAFTFLKIANHFFKDFEFEAHKVDLFVDDIRAWSPGITRAHFNALMRENIAVVKRYRQFFEEQNPDGSFNPYTMIRHCLYLGDKAVFRRALRNSSREAFESWLLVNMPVQNL; the protein is encoded by the coding sequence ATGCCTTCCACCTTGGCCAACGAAAACGACCTGACACGCGAGGAAATCGCGTTCCGCCACTTCTACACGCGGGAGCTGCCCGTGCTCAAGCACGCCAGTGCCTTCTTCATGGCGCTGCTGCACAGTGTGCTTGCCAAGGCCGGCAACATCGAGATCTCCAAGGTCGAGGCCCGCGTCAAGGATCGCGAGGAATGCATCCGCAAGTTTTCCCGCAAGTACCGCGCAACGCTCGAGGAAGGCGGCCTCGACTACGAGATCCAGGACTACATCACCGATCTCGTGGGCCTGCGCGTGGTGTGCCTCTACGAGGACGAGCTCGAGCAGGTCGCGGACATCGTGCGCTCGCACTTCGACGTGATCGACGTGACCGACAAGGTCACGGCCGTGGAAAGCACCGAGGCCTCGTTCGGCTACAAGGGCCTGCACCTCGACCTGCGGCTCAACGCCGAGCAGGCAGCCCTGCCCGAGAACGCACCCTATGCGCATATTCCGTTCGAGCTGCAGGTGCGCACCATCATCCAGGACTCCTGGAGCGTGCTGGACCACAAGATCAAGTACAAGAAGTCGATTCCAGCCGAACTCAAGCGCCGCATCAATGTGCTGTCGGCCCTGTTCGAGCTGGCGGACCGGGAATTCCGGCAGATCCGGGATGCCACCGAGGCCGAGCTGCGGCATGCCGTCGATGAGACCGCCGAGGCCCTGGCCGAGCAGGAAGGTGCCGAGCCTCAGCCCAGCCGGCAGGTCCAGGCCATCGGCAGCGAGCTCAATGCCTTCACGTTCCTGAAGATCGCCAACCATTTCTTCAAGGATTTCGAGTTCGAGGCGCATAAGGTGGACCTGTTCGTCGACGACATTCGCGCCTGGTCTCCGGGCATTACCCGCGCGCATTTCAATGCGCTGATGCGCGAGAACATTGCGGTGGTGAAGCGCTATCGCCAGTTCTTCGAGGAACAGAACCCGGACGGCAGCTTCAACCCGTACACCATGATCCGGCATTGCCTCTACCTGGGCGACAAGGCCGTTTTCCGGCGCGCGCTGCGCAACAGTTCCCGCGAGGCCTTCGAATCATGGCTGCTGGTGAACATGCCGGTTCAGAATCTGTAG
- a CDS encoding GntR family transcriptional regulator yields MSIATLAPRALYEEVAEALRQRIFSDQLAPGSWIDETKIAEEFGISRTPLREALKVLAAEGLVTMRVRRGAWVTEVTQEDMRQVYHLLALLESDAAAWVAEFASPALLKELHGLHAELAAATLDRKKFFGINEQFHMRILEATQNKWLFQMVQDLRRVMKLSRHNSLLKSGRIADSLAEHEVIMAAFDAHDPEAARRAMQTHFEQGLNAAG; encoded by the coding sequence ATGAGCATTGCCACCCTTGCCCCCCGCGCCCTGTACGAAGAAGTTGCCGAAGCATTGCGCCAGCGGATCTTCTCCGACCAGCTCGCGCCCGGCAGCTGGATCGACGAGACCAAGATCGCCGAGGAGTTCGGCATCAGCCGCACGCCGCTGCGCGAAGCCCTGAAGGTGCTGGCCGCGGAAGGCCTGGTCACCATGCGGGTGCGCCGTGGCGCCTGGGTCACCGAAGTGACGCAGGAAGATATGCGCCAGGTCTATCACCTGCTCGCGCTGCTCGAAAGCGATGCTGCCGCCTGGGTGGCGGAGTTCGCCAGCCCCGCCCTGCTCAAGGAACTGCACGGACTGCATGCGGAACTGGCTGCGGCAACGCTCGACCGCAAGAAGTTCTTCGGCATCAATGAGCAGTTCCACATGCGGATCCTCGAGGCCACGCAGAACAAATGGCTGTTCCAGATGGTGCAGGACCTGCGCCGGGTGATGAAGCTCAGCCGGCACAACTCCCTGCTCAAGTCCGGCCGCATCGCCGACTCGCTGGCCGAACACGAGGTCATCATGGCCGCATTCGATGCACACGACCCCGAAGCGGCACGCCGCGCCATGCAGACCCACTTCGAGCAGGGGCTTAACGCAGCCGGATAG
- a CDS encoding polyhydroxyalkanoate depolymerase → MLYTLYEAQRSLMEPFAELAQVTSKMFSNPQTPFSQSTLAHRMAAGYDLLYRLGKDYEKPQFGIATVNVDGVEVAIHERVEVDKPFCELRRFKRFSDDPPTLLTLKEQPVVLIVAPLSGHYATLLRDTVKTMLSGHKVYITDWKNARLVPMSEGEFHLDDYVNYVQEFLRHLQGRYGNCHVMSVCQPTVPVLAAISLMASRGETTPLTMTMMGGPIDGRRSPTAVNNLATQHSIEWFKNNVIYRVPEKFPGSGRMVYPGFMQHTGFVAMNPDRHAKSHYDYFKDLVRGDDASAEAHRKFYDEYNAVLDMDADYYLETIETVFQKFSLVNGTWDVRSPDGEIERVRPQDIKTTALLTVEGELDDISGSGQTEAAQDICSGIPREDRSHYEVTGAGHYGIFSGRRWRELVYPRVRDFILAHQPSRAALAEESNARAKRQAA, encoded by the coding sequence ATGCTCTACACACTCTACGAAGCACAGCGCTCTTTGATGGAACCCTTCGCCGAACTGGCCCAGGTGACGTCCAAGATGTTCAGCAATCCGCAGACTCCGTTCAGCCAGTCGACGCTGGCTCATCGCATGGCGGCGGGTTACGACCTGTTGTACCGCCTTGGCAAGGACTACGAGAAGCCGCAGTTCGGCATTGCCACCGTGAATGTCGATGGTGTGGAGGTTGCCATCCACGAGCGCGTCGAAGTCGACAAGCCCTTTTGCGAGCTGCGCCGCTTCAAGCGCTTCTCCGACGATCCGCCAACCTTGCTCACGCTCAAGGAACAGCCGGTTGTGCTGATCGTGGCGCCGCTCTCGGGCCACTACGCCACGCTGCTGCGCGACACGGTCAAGACCATGCTCTCGGGCCACAAGGTCTACATCACCGACTGGAAGAATGCCCGCCTCGTGCCGATGTCCGAGGGCGAGTTCCACCTGGACGACTATGTCAACTACGTGCAGGAATTCCTCCGCCACCTGCAGGGGCGCTATGGCAACTGCCATGTGATGAGCGTCTGCCAGCCCACGGTTCCCGTGCTGGCCGCGATTTCCCTGATGGCATCGCGCGGCGAGACGACCCCGCTCACCATGACGATGATGGGCGGCCCGATCGATGGCCGCCGCTCGCCCACCGCCGTGAACAACCTGGCCACCCAGCACAGTATCGAGTGGTTCAAGAACAACGTGATCTACCGCGTGCCGGAGAAATTCCCCGGTTCGGGCCGCATGGTCTATCCGGGCTTCATGCAGCACACGGGCTTCGTGGCGATGAACCCCGATCGCCATGCCAAGAGCCACTACGACTACTTCAAGGACCTGGTGCGCGGCGACGACGCGAGCGCCGAGGCCCATCGCAAGTTCTATGACGAGTACAACGCCGTGCTCGACATGGACGCAGACTACTACCTCGAAACCATCGAGACGGTGTTCCAGAAGTTCAGCCTCGTGAACGGCACCTGGGATGTGCGCTCGCCAGACGGCGAGATCGAGCGCGTGCGCCCGCAGGATATCAAGACCACCGCCCTGCTGACTGTCGAAGGCGAACTGGACGATATCTCCGGATCCGGCCAGACCGAAGCCGCGCAGGACATCTGCTCGGGCATTCCCCGCGAGGATCGCTCCCACTACGAAGTGACGGGCGCAGGCCACTATGGCATCTTCAGCGGCCGACGCTGGCGCGAACTGGTCTATCCGCGTGTTCGTGATTTCATCCTGGCGCACCAGCCGTCCAGGGCAGCCCTCGCGGAAGAGAGCAACGCCCGCGCCAAGCGTCAGGCGGCCTGA
- a CDS encoding GlpM family protein has protein sequence MSLLFKCILGALAVLAIALLSKTRNFYIAGLVPLFPTFALIAHYIVGSERSAEALRTTALFGLASLVPYAVYLGVVYWLAVRTSLPVTLTLATMAWCAAAGVLLLVWPR, from the coding sequence ATGTCCCTGTTGTTCAAATGCATTCTTGGCGCGCTGGCCGTGCTGGCGATTGCGCTGTTGTCCAAGACCCGCAATTTCTACATTGCGGGCCTGGTTCCTCTCTTTCCCACGTTCGCGCTGATCGCGCACTACATCGTCGGCAGCGAACGGTCCGCAGAGGCCTTGCGCACAACGGCGCTGTTCGGTCTGGCCTCGCTGGTTCCCTATGCCGTGTATCTTGGCGTGGTCTATTGGCTGGCCGTGCGGACGAGCCTTCCTGTCACCCTGACGCTGGCCACCATGGCATGGTGCGCAGCGGCAGGCGTGTTGCTGCTGGTCTGGCCTCGGTGA
- a CDS encoding BLUF domain-containing protein codes for MSITQSRFMYCSRMASEGVINQVASIVKVAREFNASQGITGMLVFDGQNFCQYIEGPSEPLAGLVQRIRQDARHTDFHELLALEETQGRQFESWSMAYQIVESDNDLGGFFHRQGTAALEYLLSLVPELDRA; via the coding sequence ATGTCCATCACCCAAAGCCGGTTCATGTACTGCAGCCGCATGGCGTCCGAGGGCGTCATCAATCAGGTGGCCAGCATCGTCAAGGTGGCCCGGGAATTCAATGCCTCCCAGGGCATCACGGGCATGCTCGTCTTCGATGGGCAGAACTTCTGCCAGTACATCGAAGGGCCCAGCGAGCCGCTGGCCGGACTGGTGCAGCGCATTCGACAGGATGCGCGCCATACGGATTTTCACGAACTCCTGGCGCTGGAGGAAACGCAGGGCCGGCAGTTCGAGAGCTGGAGCATGGCCTATCAGATCGTCGAGAGCGACAACGACCTGGGCGGTTTCTTTCACCGGCAGGGCACTGCGGCGCTGGAATACCTGCTGAGCCTGGTGCCGGAGCTCGACCGCGCCTGA
- a CDS encoding AMP-dependent synthetase/ligase → MNSPVNELQDVHTLPALLTRRVSLTPDGEAYRQCNSQGEWKSLTWRETQAEVARHARAIAATGLPDKAHVAILLPNGLSAMCIDQAVMACGYAPVPLHAIDNPGSIAYILQDAEVSLLVLTTSEQWQHIADAGEAFPHLRGVVIVEGEATPAMGDKPSHAIPVAALHEWLAHAPADHPLPPEPVAEDLAAIVYTSGTTGKPKGVMLTHANVVADVSAVMQRIAPTAEDVFLSFLPLSHTFERTGGYYLAIASGSCVAYARSVAQLSQDMLIVKPTILVSVPRIYERVHAKLLEVLSASPFKMQLFQAAQSKGWARFCAEQTLPAPKDDAEGNGGWMRLLPWSVLRALVARPLLEKFGGRVRVAVSGGAPLSPSIARCFLGLGLPLIQGYGMTETTPVVSVNTLDDNDPSTVGRALPGVEVRIGENRELQVRGAIVMRGYWKRPEDTARTINPEGWLGTGDQAELVDGGRIRILGRIKEIIVTSTGEKVPPGDLEMAITADPLFAQAFVVGENRPFIACVASIQEEEWRALAAKLNLDPDDPASLASPAAEKIALERIAKQTMGFARYAVPRAVHLVREQWTIENAFMTPTLKLKRNNLMGYYQEAIDAMYQRPAPR, encoded by the coding sequence ATGAATTCGCCTGTTAACGAACTGCAAGACGTACACACCCTTCCAGCCCTGCTCACCCGGCGCGTGAGCCTGACTCCCGACGGCGAGGCCTATCGCCAGTGCAACTCGCAAGGCGAATGGAAAAGCCTGACCTGGCGCGAGACGCAGGCGGAAGTCGCCCGCCATGCACGTGCCATTGCGGCCACCGGGCTTCCCGACAAGGCCCATGTGGCCATCCTGCTGCCCAATGGCCTCAGTGCCATGTGCATCGATCAGGCCGTCATGGCCTGCGGCTACGCTCCCGTTCCGCTGCATGCCATCGACAACCCCGGCAGCATTGCCTACATCCTGCAGGATGCGGAGGTTTCGCTGCTGGTGCTCACCACCAGCGAGCAGTGGCAGCACATTGCCGATGCGGGAGAAGCCTTTCCCCACCTGCGCGGCGTGGTCATCGTCGAGGGCGAGGCCACCCCGGCCATGGGCGACAAGCCATCGCACGCCATTCCGGTGGCGGCCCTGCACGAATGGCTGGCGCATGCCCCCGCGGACCATCCGCTGCCGCCCGAACCCGTGGCGGAGGACCTTGCCGCCATCGTCTACACCAGCGGCACCACCGGCAAGCCCAAGGGCGTGATGCTGACGCATGCCAACGTGGTGGCCGACGTGAGTGCCGTGATGCAACGCATCGCGCCCACGGCCGAAGACGTGTTCCTGTCGTTCCTGCCGCTGTCGCACACCTTCGAGCGCACGGGCGGCTACTACCTGGCGATTGCGTCGGGCAGTTGCGTGGCCTATGCGCGATCCGTGGCGCAGCTGTCGCAGGACATGCTGATCGTGAAGCCGACCATCCTGGTGTCCGTGCCCCGCATCTATGAACGCGTGCATGCCAAGCTGCTGGAGGTGCTCTCGGCCTCACCATTCAAGATGCAGCTCTTCCAGGCCGCCCAATCCAAGGGATGGGCCCGGTTCTGCGCCGAACAGACGCTGCCCGCGCCCAAGGATGATGCCGAGGGCAACGGCGGCTGGATGCGCCTGCTTCCCTGGTCCGTGCTGCGCGCGCTGGTCGCCAGGCCGCTGCTCGAGAAATTCGGCGGCCGCGTGCGCGTGGCCGTGAGCGGGGGCGCGCCGCTGTCGCCCAGCATCGCCAGGTGCTTCCTGGGATTGGGATTGCCGCTGATCCAGGGCTACGGCATGACCGAGACCACGCCCGTCGTGTCCGTCAATACGCTGGATGACAACGATCCGTCAACGGTGGGCCGCGCGCTGCCGGGCGTCGAGGTGCGCATCGGCGAGAACCGCGAACTGCAGGTGCGCGGAGCCATCGTGATGCGCGGCTACTGGAAACGCCCCGAGGACACCGCACGAACCATCAATCCCGAAGGCTGGCTTGGAACCGGTGACCAGGCGGAGCTGGTGGACGGCGGACGCATCCGCATCCTGGGACGCATCAAGGAGATCATCGTCACGTCCACCGGCGAGAAGGTGCCGCCGGGCGACCTGGAAATGGCGATCACTGCCGATCCGCTGTTTGCCCAGGCCTTCGTCGTGGGCGAGAACCGTCCATTCATCGCCTGCGTGGCGTCCATCCAGGAAGAAGAGTGGCGCGCCCTGGCGGCCAAACTGAACCTCGACCCGGATGACCCGGCCAGCCTTGCGAGCCCAGCAGCCGAAAAGATCGCGCTGGAGCGCATTGCGAAGCAGACCATGGGTTTTGCACGCTATGCCGTTCCGCGCGCCGTGCATCTGGTGCGCGAGCAGTGGACCATCGAGAATGCCTTCATGACGCCCACGCTCAAGCTCAAGCGCAACAACCTGATGGGCTACTACCAGGAGGCGATCGACGCCATGTACCAGCGCCCGGCTCCGCGCTGA